The Cyanobacteria bacterium QS_8_64_29 genome contains a region encoding:
- a CDS encoding MFS transporter, translating to MSFGFFGIQFGWTLQIANTSAIYEYLGANPEQIPILWLAAPLTGLIVQPIIGYMSDRTWGPLGRRRPYFLVGAILASLALVLMPNASSLWMAAGALWILDTSVNISQEPFRAFVSDLLPEEQKTSGFAMQSFFIGLGAVAASLCPWLLNGVIGIESIVNLETEIPVTVKVAFYIGAAVFLAAVVWTVVTTPEYPPERYQPYGRSRNSARDSDNLLLGIWQAIRAMPETMRQLAVVQFFTWFGVFCLVIYFPPAVGHQIFGAIAESSPRYTQGVEWAGICIALYNAVTFVFSLVLPRFVRWTSRKFAHAFCLLCGGLALISLLVVRDRYLLLFQMACFGLSWASALAVPYAILSDALPEEDTGIYMGVFNAFIVIPQILASLGLGWIMETLLGNNSLLAVVFGGVSLVIAAASVSNVRDLAEEATRAGVEATENETAA from the coding sequence ATGAGCTTTGGCTTTTTTGGCATCCAGTTTGGCTGGACGCTGCAAATTGCCAATACCAGCGCCATTTACGAGTATCTGGGGGCCAATCCCGAACAAATCCCCATCCTGTGGTTGGCAGCGCCCCTAACAGGGCTGATCGTGCAACCCATCATTGGCTACATGAGCGATCGCACCTGGGGCCCGCTGGGGCGGCGGCGGCCCTACTTTTTGGTGGGCGCGATCTTGGCCTCGCTGGCGCTGGTGCTAATGCCCAACGCCTCCAGCCTGTGGATGGCAGCCGGGGCGCTCTGGATTCTGGATACCTCGGTCAACATCTCCCAGGAACCGTTCCGTGCCTTTGTCTCGGACCTGCTCCCCGAGGAGCAAAAGACCTCTGGCTTTGCCATGCAAAGCTTTTTCATTGGCCTGGGTGCCGTGGCTGCCTCGCTGTGCCCCTGGCTGCTCAACGGGGTCATTGGCATCGAAAGCATCGTCAATCTCGAGACCGAGATTCCGGTTACGGTCAAAGTCGCGTTCTACATCGGGGCCGCGGTCTTTTTGGCGGCGGTGGTCTGGACGGTGGTTACCACCCCCGAGTACCCGCCCGAGCGCTACCAACCTTACGGCCGCTCCCGCAACAGCGCGCGGGACTCGGACAATCTGCTGCTGGGGATCTGGCAAGCCATTCGGGCCATGCCCGAGACCATGCGGCAACTGGCGGTGGTGCAGTTCTTTACCTGGTTTGGCGTTTTTTGCTTGGTTATTTACTTTCCGCCGGCTGTAGGGCACCAGATCTTTGGGGCGATCGCGGAGAGCTCGCCGCGCTACACCCAGGGCGTGGAGTGGGCCGGCATTTGCATTGCCCTCTACAACGCCGTCACGTTTGTTTTTTCGCTGGTACTGCCGCGCTTCGTCCGCTGGACCAGCCGCAAGTTCGCCCACGCATTTTGCCTGCTGTGCGGCGGCTTGGCCCTGATCTCGCTGCTGGTGGTGCGCGATCGGTACCTGCTGCTGTTCCAGATGGCCTGCTTTGGGCTCAGCTGGGCCAGCGCCCTGGCCGTTCCCTACGCCATCCTCTCGGACGCGCTGCCCGAGGAAGACACCGGCATTTACATGGGCGTTTTCAATGCCTTTATCGTTATCCCGCAGATCCTGGCCTCGTTGGGGCTGGGTTGGATTATGGAGACCCTGTTGGGCAACAACAGCTTGCTGGCCGTCGTCTTTGGCGGCGTGTCGCTGGTAATTGCGGCTGCCTCGGTCTCCAACGTCCGCGATTTGGCTGAGGAAGCCACCCGCGCTGGCGTTGAAGCCACCGAGAACGAGACAGCCGCCTAG
- a CDS encoding MFS transporter, translating to MSFGFFGIQVGWTLQAANTSAIYEYLGANPEQIPILWLAAPVSGLIAQPIVGYMSDRTWGPLGRRRPYFLVGAILASLALVLMPNASSLWMAAGLLWILDTSVNISMEPFRAFVSDVLPEQQHTRGFAMQSFFIGLGAVAASLCPWVLSHAFGVLNTSVEGPVPLTVKFSYYIGAAAFLGTVLWTVVTTGEYPPTEAELREQQHARSGGLAGALVGGLRGIAEAVRTMPETMRQLAWVQFFSWLGIFCVFLYFPPAVGHRIFGATDESSLLYTQGIEWAGICIALYNGVCFVFSLFVAKLAALTSRKFVHTCCLICGGLGLIALLGVRDQYVLFLPMACFGIAWASTLAVPYAILSDILPVRQTGVYMGLFNAFIVLPQIVASLGLGWVMTHLLDNNALLALALGGASLIVAALFVQGVDDAGSPQPTVEATLAEGERAPIQN from the coding sequence ATGAGCTTTGGCTTTTTTGGCATTCAGGTGGGCTGGACGCTGCAGGCTGCCAACACCAGCGCCATCTACGAGTACTTAGGGGCCAATCCCGAGCAAATCCCCATCCTGTGGCTGGCGGCCCCAGTCAGCGGACTGATCGCCCAACCCATCGTCGGCTACATGAGCGATCGCACCTGGGGCCCGTTGGGGCGGCGGCGGCCCTATTTTTTGGTAGGCGCAATCTTGGCCTCGCTGGCGCTGGTGCTAATGCCCAATGCCTCCAGCCTGTGGATGGCGGCCGGCTTGCTCTGGATCCTGGATACCTCGGTCAACATCAGCATGGAGCCCTTTCGGGCCTTTGTCTCGGACGTGCTGCCCGAGCAGCAGCACACGCGCGGCTTTGCCATGCAGAGCTTTTTCATTGGCCTGGGGGCTGTGGCTGCCTCGCTTTGTCCTTGGGTGCTCTCGCACGCATTCGGCGTGCTCAACACCAGCGTTGAGGGGCCCGTTCCGCTGACGGTGAAGTTCTCCTACTACATCGGCGCGGCTGCCTTTTTGGGTACCGTGCTCTGGACAGTGGTGACTACGGGCGAGTACCCGCCCACCGAAGCAGAGTTGCGCGAGCAGCAGCACGCGCGCTCGGGCGGCCTGGCAGGCGCTCTGGTGGGGGGGCTGCGCGGCATTGCCGAGGCCGTTCGTACCATGCCCGAGACCATGCGGCAGCTGGCTTGGGTGCAGTTCTTTAGCTGGCTGGGCATTTTTTGCGTGTTTTTGTACTTCCCGCCTGCGGTGGGGCATCGCATCTTTGGGGCAACGGATGAGAGTTCGCTGCTGTATACCCAAGGCATCGAGTGGGCGGGCATCTGCATTGCCCTCTATAACGGCGTCTGCTTTGTTTTTTCGCTGTTCGTTGCCAAGCTGGCTGCCCTCACCAGCCGCAAGTTCGTGCATACCTGCTGCCTGATCTGCGGTGGCTTGGGCCTGATCGCGCTGTTGGGGGTGCGAGACCAGTACGTGCTGTTTTTGCCCATGGCGTGCTTTGGCATTGCCTGGGCGAGCACGCTGGCGGTGCCCTACGCCATCCTCTCCGACATCTTGCCGGTGCGCCAGACCGGGGTCTACATGGGGCTGTTCAACGCCTTCATCGTGCTGCCCCAAATCGTGGCCTCGCTGGGCTTGGGCTGGGTCATGACCCACTTGCTGGACAACAACGCCCTGCTGGCGCTGGCGCTGGGCGGTGCCTCGCTGATCGTCGCAGCGCTGTTCGTGCAAGGCGTCGACGATGCCGGCAGCCCGCAACCGACAGTGGAAGCGACCCTCGCCGAAGGCGAGCGGGCGCCGATTCAAAACTAG
- a CDS encoding NAD(P)H-dependent glycerol-3-phosphate dehydrogenase encodes MPEPSDFTTAPASAGKLSVLAAIGSGAWGSTLAALARRNGHTVRCWSRRGSAPLDAVLAEADIVLSAVSMPGVIPTIERLQAAAPPPRVPIITATKGLDAASARTPSQLWQAAFPQHPIVVLSGPNLAGEIQQGRPAATVAASRSPAAAGLTQQLLASRRFRVYANADPLGTELGGTLKNVIAIAAGVCDGLQLGANAKAALLTRALPEMTRIGTALGASTEAFFGLSGLGDLLATCESPLSRNYRVGYGLAQGQLLDRILAALEGTAEGINTTQVLVALAQRQAIAAPIAQEVEALTAGRTAPQAAVENLMARELKSEFCDIA; translated from the coding sequence ATGCCCGAGCCTAGTGATTTCACGACTGCCCCGGCGAGCGCGGGCAAGCTGTCCGTATTGGCCGCGATCGGCTCGGGGGCATGGGGCTCTACCCTAGCAGCCTTGGCGCGCCGCAACGGGCACACCGTGCGCTGTTGGTCGCGCCGCGGTAGCGCCCCCCTGGATGCCGTACTGGCAGAGGCAGACATCGTGCTGTCGGCGGTGTCGATGCCGGGGGTAATCCCCACCATCGAGCGGCTGCAAGCCGCCGCACCGCCACCGCGAGTCCCCATCATCACGGCCACCAAGGGGTTGGATGCGGCCAGCGCCCGGACACCGTCCCAGCTGTGGCAGGCGGCCTTCCCCCAACACCCCATTGTGGTGCTATCGGGCCCCAACCTCGCCGGCGAGATCCAGCAGGGACGACCGGCAGCAACGGTGGCTGCCAGCCGCTCGCCAGCAGCCGCCGGCCTAACGCAGCAGCTGCTGGCCTCCCGGCGCTTTCGCGTCTATGCCAACGCCGATCCGCTGGGCACTGAACTGGGCGGCACGCTCAAAAACGTCATCGCGATCGCGGCGGGCGTTTGCGATGGCTTGCAGCTGGGGGCTAATGCCAAAGCTGCCCTGCTCACTCGCGCCCTGCCGGAGATGACGCGCATTGGGACAGCGCTAGGGGCCTCAACCGAGGCTTTCTTTGGCCTCTCGGGCCTCGGCGACCTGCTGGCCACCTGCGAGAGTCCGCTCTCGCGCAACTACCGTGTCGGTTATGGGCTGGCGCAGGGGCAGCTGCTCGATCGCATCCTGGCAGCCCTGGAGGGAACGGCTGAGGGCATCAATACGACGCAAGTGCTAGTCGCCCTGGCGCAACGCCAGGCGATCGCGGCCCCCATTGCCCAAGAAGTGGAAGCGCTAACCGCCGGCCGAACGGCACCGCAAGCGGCCGTGGAGAACTTGATGGCGCGCGAGCTCAAATCGGAGTTTTGCGACATTGCCTGA
- a CDS encoding NUDIX hydrolase codes for MAAERNPTPTVDTIIELLDRAHRPIVLVERRNPPQGWALPGGFIDRGESAEAAAWREAYEETGLRIELLGQLGVYSHPERDPRRHTLSVVFIATARGTPQAADDARRTQAFAPWELPARLCFDHDRILHHYWHYRHYGIRPLLTGSP; via the coding sequence ATGGCCGCCGAGCGCAATCCCACTCCCACGGTCGATACCATCATCGAGCTGCTAGATCGCGCGCATCGGCCCATCGTTCTGGTCGAGCGCCGCAACCCGCCCCAGGGGTGGGCCCTACCGGGCGGTTTTATCGATCGCGGCGAGTCGGCCGAGGCAGCCGCCTGGCGCGAAGCCTACGAGGAAACCGGCTTGCGCATCGAGCTGCTGGGGCAGCTCGGGGTTTATTCGCACCCCGAGCGCGATCCGCGCCGGCATACCCTGAGCGTGGTTTTTATAGCCACTGCCCGCGGCACCCCCCAAGCCGCCGATGATGCCCGGCGCACCCAGGCATTTGCACCGTGGGAGCTGCCCGCCCGGCTGTGCTTCGACCACGACCGCATCCTGCACCACTACTGGCACTACCGCCACTACGGCATTCGGCCGCTGCTGACCGGCTCGCCCTAG
- a CDS encoding AAA family ATPase, producing the protein MLEELQNLIQAQYPLIYLVTPEEERAEQAIEAIADGDAQQRRIYVWTVTRGMIERGQQRSASQHNTVSPEAAIEWTVRQQEAGIYIFKDLHPFIDSPATTRWLRDAIASFKGTNKCIVLMSPVQQIPVELEKEAVVLDYPLPNLSELNQVLSRQLEATQSPSPSTEVREKLLKAALGLTLDEAEKVFRKAYVQAGQFTADEVDVIHSEKKQLIRRSGILEYIEEDNSIDAVGGIEELKRWLQQRADAFSERAREYGLPQPQGMLILGVPGCGKSLIAKTTARLWGLPLLRMDMGRVYDGSMVGRSEANLRNALRTAESLSPVVLFIDELDKAFSGGSGSADSDGGTSGRIFGSFLTWMQEKTSPVFVMATANRVERLPGEFLRKGRFDEIFFVDLPGAEERQQILRIHLQKRRSDISRFDLEQLANVSEGFSGAELEQVIVAAMYEAFAQDREFTQLDVIAAIKSTLPLSQTMTEQVTALREWARQRARPASASVAEYQRLEF; encoded by the coding sequence ATGCTCGAGGAACTGCAAAACCTCATCCAAGCCCAATACCCGCTCATCTACCTCGTTACGCCCGAGGAAGAGCGGGCCGAGCAGGCGATCGAGGCTATTGCTGACGGCGACGCGCAGCAGCGGCGCATCTACGTTTGGACGGTGACCCGCGGCATGATCGAGCGCGGCCAACAGCGCAGCGCCAGCCAGCACAACACGGTCTCGCCCGAGGCAGCCATCGAGTGGACCGTACGGCAGCAGGAAGCGGGGATCTACATCTTTAAGGACCTGCATCCGTTCATTGATTCGCCGGCCACCACCCGCTGGCTGCGCGACGCCATCGCCAGCTTCAAAGGGACGAACAAATGCATCGTGCTGATGTCGCCGGTGCAGCAAATCCCGGTGGAGCTGGAAAAAGAAGCGGTCGTGCTCGACTACCCGCTGCCCAATCTGAGCGAGCTCAATCAGGTTCTGTCGCGCCAGCTCGAGGCCACCCAGTCGCCCTCGCCCAGCACGGAAGTGCGCGAGAAGCTGCTCAAAGCAGCCCTGGGCCTCACCCTAGATGAGGCAGAGAAAGTGTTCCGCAAGGCCTACGTGCAAGCGGGCCAGTTCACCGCCGACGAGGTCGATGTCATCCACTCGGAGAAGAAGCAGCTCATCCGCCGCAGCGGCATTCTGGAGTACATCGAAGAAGACAACAGTATTGACGCGGTTGGCGGCATTGAGGAGCTCAAGCGCTGGTTGCAGCAGCGCGCCGATGCCTTTAGCGAGCGCGCCCGCGAGTACGGCCTGCCGCAGCCCCAAGGCATGCTGATTCTGGGCGTGCCCGGATGCGGCAAGTCGCTCATTGCCAAAACCACCGCTCGCCTCTGGGGGCTGCCGCTGCTGCGCATGGACATGGGCCGCGTCTACGATGGCTCCATGGTGGGGCGCTCGGAGGCCAACCTGCGCAATGCTCTGCGCACGGCCGAATCGCTCTCGCCGGTGGTGCTGTTTATCGACGAGCTGGACAAGGCCTTTTCCGGCGGATCCGGCTCGGCCGACTCCGATGGCGGAACCTCCGGCCGGATTTTTGGCTCGTTTTTGACCTGGATGCAGGAGAAAACCTCGCCGGTATTCGTGATGGCCACGGCCAATCGGGTCGAGCGCTTGCCGGGCGAGTTCCTGCGCAAGGGTCGCTTTGACGAGATCTTCTTTGTGGATCTGCCCGGCGCCGAAGAGCGCCAGCAGATCCTGCGCATTCACTTGCAGAAACGCCGCTCCGACATCTCGCGCTTCGATCTGGAGCAGCTGGCCAACGTTTCTGAAGGCTTTTCCGGGGCAGAGCTCGAACAGGTGATCGTGGCTGCCATGTACGAAGCGTTCGCCCAAGACCGGGAGTTTACGCAGCTGGATGTCATCGCTGCAATCAAGTCCACGCTGCCGCTCTCGCAAACCATGACCGAGCAGGTAACGGCGTTGCGAGAGTGGGCGCGCCAGCGCGCCCGGCCTGCCTCGGCCTCCGTCGCCGAATACCAGCGACTGGAGTTCTAA